In one window of Clarias gariepinus isolate MV-2021 ecotype Netherlands chromosome 10, CGAR_prim_01v2, whole genome shotgun sequence DNA:
- the LOC128532139 gene encoding olfactomedin-4-like, whose product MKSSLLSVGTAAFSLAFFSQCVSGKDCVCKLNNLQRPFPMERLDSIRTGAFQCNKSITSTQLMEVDILMLGVQRRLEQLEESVSALENEDDGDLYGAVSLHIIELELAEISVLMAKLNNTISSHKQLSESTATKLQNMTEGMQELEAFDLLHVASKQRENKRLTKDLTKCQHDLQATPEPPTPQTRCPQGPLVNVTGPRTYSLTQYGTSYYYGAWGRDPKPVPGKEDMYWLVALTSSDIYANYVRHYSSLSTILVGVGPVDSTIASSNPTTNTIMGPNVVQYGGALYYGCYNTPSVCRFNISERSVTNTPLPKNTGINNKFPFGHLDGTYSYTDLDFSTDESGVWVVYATVENFGNVILSEIIESSPPSLGRTWRTSLHKRTATNTFMACGVLYATRFLDNETEEIFYSFDTETSEERYDLAIHIKKMRKNIQSLNYNPRDRMLYAYSDSYIILYDAVVCSCRN is encoded by the exons ATGAAGTCGTCTCTGTTGTCTGTAGGGACGGCTGCATTTTCCCTCGCCTTCTTCTCTCAG TGTGTGAGCGGAAAGgactgtgtgtgtaaactgaACAACCTGCAGCGTCCTTTTCCAATGGAGAGACTCGACTCCATTCGCACTGGGGCTTTCCAGTGCAACAAGAGCATCACTTCAACGCAG ttAATGGAGGTGGATATACTGATGCTGGGTGTGCAGCGGCGGCTGGAGCAGCTGGAAGAGAGCGTGTCCGCGCTGGAGAATGAGGACGATGGTGATCTTTATGGAGCCGTTTCGCTGCATATCATCGAGCTCGAGCTCGCAGAGATCAGCGTGCTCATGGCTAAACTGAACAATACCATCAGCTCCCACAAGCAGCTCAGTGAGAGCACGGCCACCAAG CTGCAAAACATGACCGAGGGCATGCAGGAGCTTGAGGCCTTCGATCTTTTGCACGTGGCGAGCAAACAGCGAGAAAATAAGCGCCTGACGAAAGACTTGACCAAGTGTCAACATGACCTTCAGGCCACTCCTGAGCCTCCCACTCCTCAAACAC gctgtccacaaggtCCATTGGTCAATGTGACCGGGCCTAGAACTTACTCCCTCACCCAGTACGGAACTTCATACTATTACGGCGCCTGGGGGAGAGACCCGAAACCTGTTCCAGGAAAGGAGGACATGTACTGGCTGGTGGCTCTGACCAGCAGCGACATTTATGCCAACTATGTGCGACATTACAGCAGTTTAAGCACAATACTAGTAGGCGTGGGTCCTGTGGACTCCACCATCGCTTCCTCAAACCCCACCACAAACACCATCATGGGCCCTAACGTGGTGCAGTATGGAGGCGCGCTATACTACGGCTGCTATAATACACCCTCTGTGTGTCGCTTTAACATCTCTGAGCGCTCCGTCACCAATACACCACTTCCTAAAAACACTGGCATCAATAACAAATTTCCTTTTGGCCACTTAGATGGGACGTACAGCTACACAGACTTGGATTTCTCCACGGATGAGTCTGGTGTCTGGGTCGTCTACGCAACAGTGGAAaattttggcaacgtgatcctTAGTGAGATAATAGAAAGCAGTCCTCCATCTTTGGGCCGAACATGGCGAACATCGCTGCACAAGCGCACCGCCACCAACACCTTCATGGCATGCGGCGTGCTTTATGCCACACGCTTCCTCGACAATGAGACGGAGGAAATCTTCTACTCGTTCGATACAGAGACAAGCGAGGAGCGCTACGATCTAGCGATCCACATCAAGAAAATGCGGAAAAACATCCAGTCTCTGAATTACAACCCACGAGACCGAATGCTCTACGCTTACAGCGACTCCTACATCATTTTGTACGATGCTGTTGTTTGCTCCTGCCGTAATTAA
- the LOC128532227 gene encoding dynein regulatory complex protein 10-like isoform X2 yields MAVHLGGSAAHPGGHTAQAAFGSLNKPMSNKTPTTRRKKLATPEVRCIINVLDECLCKIAVSSILPCELVNPEGVSEELGDTAVESLRVHLRLAQEYCSLQDTDTSEDKSIAQEVQDSLRNFLRHVRPRIAIEPVETALQGAGPILQEDQKAVQALGAGLQEIREVLMEQLMTTPKEEWERRRLGQEAGDRQKRNAQLLHRVEQEVRAATEHRDDVISKKDEEIQNMKDSLHQIERECEEFEEQVHMKAEQQHQSDLKNSEAKRLHLQEEASQLQVQLNRLTAQHREREVALRQAKLEGLMQTYEQEQAELRQLQERFALLEIEHTQIMEERRREQERREEEKRDRRKKTRAAIIIQRFWRQRRAARKKKGKGKKGKKGKGKKK; encoded by the exons ATGGCCGTCCACTTAGGAGGTTCAGCAGCGCACCCTGGTGGTCACACGGCACAAGCAGCATTTGGTTCCTTAAACAAACCCATGTCAAACAAAACGCCCACCACCAGGAGGAAGAAACTCGCAACTCCAGAAGTTCGATGCATCATTAACGTGCTGGACGAGTGCCTGTGCAAGATCGCCGTGTCGTCGATTCTGCCGTGTGAACTCGTGAACCCGGAGGGGGTCTCTGAGGAGCTCGGAGACACAGCAGTCGAGTCGCTTAGAGTCCATCTGCGTCTGGCCCAGGAGTATTGTTCACTGCAGGACACGGACACAAGCGAAGACAAGTCGATAGCACAAGAAGTGCAGGACTCATTGAGGAACTTCCTGCGCCATGTGAGGCCTCGCATAGCGATAGAGCCAGTGGAGACAGCACTACAAGGGGCGGGGCCAATCCTGCAAGAGGATCAGAAGGCTGTGCAGGCACTGGGGGCGGGGCTGCAGGAAATTAGAGAGGTGCTAATGGAGCAGCTGATGACCACGCCCAAAGAGGAGTGGGAACGCAGGAGGCTCGGACAGGAGGCGGGAGACAGACAGAAGCGTAACGCGCAGCTCCTTCACAGGGTGGAGCAGGAAGTGAGAGCGGCGACCGAACACCGAGACGATGTG atCAGTAAGAAGGATGAAGAGATCCAGAATATGAAAGACTCCCTCCATCAGattgagagagagtgtgaggaGTTTGAGGAGCAGGTGCACATGAAGGCTGAGCAACAGCACCAATCAGATCTGAAGAACTCTGAGGCGAAGCGGCTCCACCTCCAGGAAGAAGCCAGTCAGCTGCAAGTTCAGCTCAACCGTCTGACCGCGCAGCACAGGGAGCGAGAGGTGGCActgagacag GCCAAGCTGGAGGGTCTGATGCAGACGTACGAGCAGGAGCAGGCGGAGCTGCGTCAGCTGCAGGAGCGCTTCGCCTTGCTGGAGATCGAGCACACGCAGATCATGGAGGAGCGACGGAGAGAGCAAGAGCGAAGAGAGGAGGAGAAAAGGGACAGAAGGAAGAAGACTCGAGCCGCCATTATCATTCAAAGGTTCTGGAGACAAAGGAGAGCAGCACGAAAGAAGAAAGGGAAGGGCAAGAAGGGCAAGAAAggcaaaggcaaaaaaaaataa
- the LOC128532227 gene encoding dynein regulatory complex protein 10-like isoform X1 yields the protein MAVHLGGSAAHPGGHTAQAAFGSLNKPMSNKTPTTRRKKLATPEVRCIINVLDECLCKIAVSSILPCELVNPEGVSEELGDTAVESLRVHLRLAQEYCSLQDTDTSEDKSIAQEVQDSLRNFLRHVRPRIAIEPVETALQGAGPILQEDQKAVQALGAGLQEIREVLMEQLMTTPKEEWERRRLGQEAGDRQKRNAQLLHRVEQEVRAATEHRDDVISKKDEEIQNMKDSLHQIERECEEFEEQVHMKAEQQHQSDLKNSEAKRLHLQEEASQLQVQLNRLTAQHREREVALRQKNNKLETEIENWIQKYDAEMEGKQAKLEGLMQTYEQEQAELRQLQERFALLEIEHTQIMEERRREQERREEEKRDRRKKTRAAIIIQRFWRQRRAARKKKGKGKKGKKGKGKKK from the exons ATGGCCGTCCACTTAGGAGGTTCAGCAGCGCACCCTGGTGGTCACACGGCACAAGCAGCATTTGGTTCCTTAAACAAACCCATGTCAAACAAAACGCCCACCACCAGGAGGAAGAAACTCGCAACTCCAGAAGTTCGATGCATCATTAACGTGCTGGACGAGTGCCTGTGCAAGATCGCCGTGTCGTCGATTCTGCCGTGTGAACTCGTGAACCCGGAGGGGGTCTCTGAGGAGCTCGGAGACACAGCAGTCGAGTCGCTTAGAGTCCATCTGCGTCTGGCCCAGGAGTATTGTTCACTGCAGGACACGGACACAAGCGAAGACAAGTCGATAGCACAAGAAGTGCAGGACTCATTGAGGAACTTCCTGCGCCATGTGAGGCCTCGCATAGCGATAGAGCCAGTGGAGACAGCACTACAAGGGGCGGGGCCAATCCTGCAAGAGGATCAGAAGGCTGTGCAGGCACTGGGGGCGGGGCTGCAGGAAATTAGAGAGGTGCTAATGGAGCAGCTGATGACCACGCCCAAAGAGGAGTGGGAACGCAGGAGGCTCGGACAGGAGGCGGGAGACAGACAGAAGCGTAACGCGCAGCTCCTTCACAGGGTGGAGCAGGAAGTGAGAGCGGCGACCGAACACCGAGACGATGTG atCAGTAAGAAGGATGAAGAGATCCAGAATATGAAAGACTCCCTCCATCAGattgagagagagtgtgaggaGTTTGAGGAGCAGGTGCACATGAAGGCTGAGCAACAGCACCAATCAGATCTGAAGAACTCTGAGGCGAAGCGGCTCCACCTCCAGGAAGAAGCCAGTCAGCTGCAAGTTCAGCTCAACCGTCTGACCGCGCAGCACAGGGAGCGAGAGGTGGCActgagacag aagAACAATAAGTTGGAGACCGAGATAGAAAATTGGATTCAGAAGTACGATGCTGAAATGGAAGGGAAACAG GCCAAGCTGGAGGGTCTGATGCAGACGTACGAGCAGGAGCAGGCGGAGCTGCGTCAGCTGCAGGAGCGCTTCGCCTTGCTGGAGATCGAGCACACGCAGATCATGGAGGAGCGACGGAGAGAGCAAGAGCGAAGAGAGGAGGAGAAAAGGGACAGAAGGAAGAAGACTCGAGCCGCCATTATCATTCAAAGGTTCTGGAGACAAAGGAGAGCAGCACGAAAGAAGAAAGGGAAGGGCAAGAAGGGCAAGAAAggcaaaggcaaaaaaaaataa